In Halobacteriovorax marinus SJ, the following proteins share a genomic window:
- a CDS encoding SurA N-terminal domain-containing protein, translating into MKQLIFLIIFLTFSQTHAKLLDKTAAVFNDTVITLSQIERIQNNIASRRNISPLIYKKQKYTNSEILELMIERLLIREKLSEIGYIRNDEQVEAEINNIEKRLGLSRSQLLSFLKSNNMSFDEYFEIIRETIEFNIFNGRVIRPLISITDQEVKNYFYKTSKDKTLAFKYTIVDFSLEETKMKKGMLNIFPATLEKFQVNGVLPKNFEDVQTNVLGDITEDGLTNNLKALLKNTDEGKFTKPIKLGDTYHVFFVKKKDLVESEIYLRAKDQIKGKLMGEQAGEVTSLWYKRAKSKHYIKTFIK; encoded by the coding sequence ATGAAGCAACTAATTTTCTTAATTATATTCCTTACTTTTTCACAAACTCACGCAAAGTTATTAGATAAAACTGCTGCTGTATTTAATGATACGGTTATTACTTTGAGCCAAATCGAAAGAATTCAAAATAATATTGCAAGTAGAAGAAATATCTCTCCACTTATTTATAAAAAACAAAAATACACAAATTCTGAGATTTTAGAGTTAATGATCGAGAGACTCTTAATAAGAGAGAAGTTAAGCGAGATTGGCTACATTAGAAATGATGAGCAAGTTGAAGCCGAGATCAATAATATCGAAAAGAGACTAGGTCTCTCAAGATCACAACTTCTTAGCTTTTTGAAATCAAATAATATGAGTTTTGATGAGTACTTTGAAATTATTAGAGAAACTATTGAATTCAATATTTTCAACGGAAGAGTTATCAGACCTTTAATTTCAATTACAGATCAAGAAGTTAAAAACTATTTCTATAAGACTTCTAAAGATAAAACTCTGGCCTTTAAGTATACGATCGTAGACTTTTCTCTTGAAGAAACGAAAATGAAGAAAGGTATGCTTAATATCTTTCCTGCAACACTAGAGAAGTTTCAAGTAAATGGAGTTTTACCTAAGAACTTTGAAGATGTTCAAACCAATGTGCTTGGTGACATCACAGAGGACGGATTAACTAATAACTTAAAAGCTCTTTTAAAGAATACTGATGAAGGAAAGTTTACGAAGCCTATAAAGCTCGGAGACACTTATCACGTTTTCTTCGTTAAAAAGAAAGATCTTGTTGAGTCAGAAATTTATCTAAGAGCAAAAGATCAGATTAAAGGGAAGTTGATGGGTGAGCAGGCCGGTGAAGTTACTTCACTTTGGTACAAAAGGGCCAAGAGCAAGCACTACATAAAAACTTTTATTAAATAA
- a CDS encoding M24 family metallopeptidase, producing the protein MAIESNIEGVSSSFDEELFLKCRTKTIEAVKLIATRIEVGMSEDDAHIVVDQVLNELGCEKKWHPSKFRIGRNTLKSFKEKSDLSIRLQEDDIFFIDIGPVFYGHEGDYGETFVVGNNEEFQKIKSASEEVFKVTAKEAEEKKLTGPALYDFAEAYTEKLGYKFNDMMKGHRLGDFPHAIFTRSSLADSEIVPNANLWVLEILITDKEQNFGAFFEDLIKFNH; encoded by the coding sequence ATGGCCATTGAATCTAATATAGAAGGTGTAAGCTCTTCTTTTGACGAAGAGCTCTTTCTTAAATGTCGAACAAAAACGATTGAGGCCGTTAAACTTATTGCTACTCGAATTGAAGTTGGAATGAGTGAAGATGATGCTCATATCGTTGTCGATCAAGTATTAAATGAGCTTGGATGTGAGAAAAAATGGCATCCAAGTAAATTTAGAATCGGTAGAAATACTTTAAAATCTTTTAAAGAAAAGTCAGATCTATCAATTAGACTACAAGAAGATGATATTTTCTTTATTGATATTGGACCAGTTTTCTATGGGCACGAGGGTGACTATGGTGAAACTTTTGTTGTTGGAAATAATGAAGAGTTTCAAAAAATAAAATCGGCCAGTGAAGAAGTTTTTAAAGTTACAGCGAAAGAAGCTGAAGAAAAGAAACTTACCGGTCCAGCACTCTATGACTTTGCAGAAGCCTACACAGAAAAATTAGGTTACAAGTTTAACGATATGATGAAAGGACATCGTCTAGGTGATTTTCCACATGCTATCTTTACACGCTCTAGTCTAGCGGACTCAGAAATTGTCCCTAATGCTAACCTATGGGTCTTAGAAATTCTAATCACAGATAAAGAACAGAACTTTGGTGCATTTTTCGAAGACTTAATAAAGTTTAATCACTGA
- the ribH gene encoding 6,7-dimethyl-8-ribityllumazine synthase — MANIIEGNLSAEGKKFAIISARFNEFITGKLVNGAVDCLKRHQAQESDIDVAWVPGAFEISLMAQKLAKTNKYDAVICLGAVIRGTTPHFDYVCSEVAKGVSRISLETEVPVIFGVITTDTIEQAIERAGTKAGNKGWDAAMSGIEMASLMGQFN; from the coding sequence ATGGCAAATATTATCGAAGGTAATTTATCGGCCGAAGGAAAGAAGTTCGCAATTATTTCTGCGAGATTTAATGAGTTCATTACTGGAAAGCTAGTAAACGGTGCAGTTGATTGCTTAAAAAGGCATCAAGCTCAAGAATCAGATATTGATGTTGCTTGGGTACCTGGAGCTTTTGAAATAAGCCTTATGGCCCAGAAATTAGCAAAGACTAATAAGTACGATGCAGTAATTTGTTTAGGCGCAGTGATTAGAGGAACAACTCCTCACTTTGATTATGTTTGTTCAGAAGTGGCAAAGGGTGTATCTAGAATTTCACTTGAAACTGAAGTTCCTGTTATTTTTGGTGTAATAACTACAGATACAATTGAGCAAGCTATTGAGCGTGCTGGAACTAAGGCCGGAAATAAGGGCTGGGATGCTGCGATGTCAGGAATTGAGATGGCAAGCTTAATGGGCCAGTTTAATTAA
- the uvrA gene encoding excinuclease ABC subunit UvrA translates to MSNNKFIDIHKARVHNLKSVSIKIPKNTITVVTGPSGSGKSSLAFDTIYVEGQRRYIESLSSYARQFLGQYQPPEVESITGLSPAIAIDQKSSSRNPRSTVGTITEIYDYMRVLFARAGTLYDPTSGKEIRRYTPTQIVRELLKNPEKTKLHIMAPIISGKKVSLKTEVTKYQTMGFVRAYIDGEVIPLDDAPAKADSFDIVIDRVLLKDGIEKRLTDSVEHALKLSNGIVNILVGDDEVLSFSEKNISPTSGEIYPDLEPRLFSFNSPLGACDTCNGIGQKKDFELNLMITDENISILDGAIKPLSKKNSFLFKMVQSIANTEKVDLSKPLKSLPKSFTKILFEGSKKEYKYKFSSDSSYYEFSKSFPGITSWFERKYLESTSEKVRKDLEEFMNIKKCSSCNGLRLNEIALSTRILKKNIMDLSEMDIQSAYDFFKSVTLKGEKKVIAEKLLKEIENRLLFLINVGLDYLTINRSASTLSGGESQRIRLATQIGSALSGVLYVLDEPSIGLHQRDNDRLIETLKSLRDLGNTVLVVEHDEDTMREADYIIDIGPGAGVHGGEIVAEGNLDQILKNKKSITAKFLSGELGIEIPSERKSFKNFIELKKAKHNNLKEVSIKLPLGGLVCITGVSGSGKSSLVHEVLVPAIKTNIVKTNRSLYRRSNYHSIIGADHLKSIIELDQSPIGRTPNSNPATYSGLFDEVRKLYAQTSESQVRGYKQGRFSFNVKGGRCEECEGNGVKKIEMHFLPDVYITCSECQGSRYNNETLSVLYKGKNIADILNMSIEEASEFFQNHKKMNRILSTMVSVGLGYIKLGQSATTLSGGEAQRLKLSKELSKTTKGHCLYVLDEPTTGLHFQDIKILLEAVHSLVDQGHSVLIIEHNLDVIKTADYIIDLGPEGGTKGGQIIAEGTPEQVAKTKGSYTGKYLKRLL, encoded by the coding sequence ATGAGCAACAATAAGTTTATCGACATTCATAAAGCAAGAGTTCACAACTTAAAAAGTGTATCTATAAAGATTCCTAAAAACACTATTACAGTAGTTACTGGTCCCTCTGGATCAGGAAAGAGTTCTCTTGCTTTTGACACTATCTATGTTGAAGGACAAAGAAGATATATAGAAAGTCTTTCTAGTTATGCTAGACAATTTCTAGGGCAATATCAGCCGCCTGAAGTCGAGTCAATCACTGGGCTCTCTCCAGCGATTGCAATAGATCAAAAATCAAGTAGTCGAAATCCAAGATCAACAGTCGGTACGATTACTGAGATATATGATTATATGAGAGTACTTTTCGCTAGAGCGGGAACACTTTACGATCCAACTTCTGGTAAAGAGATTAGAAGATATACTCCAACTCAGATTGTTCGTGAACTCTTAAAGAACCCTGAGAAGACTAAGCTACATATAATGGCCCCTATCATCAGTGGAAAAAAAGTTAGCTTAAAAACAGAGGTAACAAAATATCAAACTATGGGTTTTGTCCGAGCCTATATTGATGGGGAAGTTATCCCTTTAGATGATGCTCCAGCAAAGGCAGACTCATTTGATATTGTTATAGATAGAGTTCTCTTAAAAGATGGTATTGAAAAGAGACTAACAGACTCTGTCGAGCATGCTTTAAAGCTAAGCAATGGAATCGTAAATATTTTAGTAGGAGATGATGAGGTACTCTCATTTAGCGAGAAAAATATATCTCCAACTTCAGGTGAGATCTATCCAGACTTAGAGCCGAGATTATTTTCATTCAATTCTCCTTTAGGAGCCTGTGATACATGTAATGGCATTGGTCAAAAGAAAGATTTTGAGCTTAACCTCATGATTACTGATGAAAATATTTCTATTTTAGATGGTGCTATTAAACCACTTAGTAAGAAGAATTCATTCTTATTTAAAATGGTTCAAAGTATCGCAAATACGGAAAAAGTGGATTTATCAAAGCCACTCAAGAGTCTTCCTAAGAGCTTCACTAAAATATTATTTGAAGGAAGCAAGAAAGAATATAAGTATAAATTTTCTTCAGATAGTTCTTATTACGAATTCTCAAAATCCTTCCCTGGTATAACGAGTTGGTTTGAAAGGAAGTATCTAGAGTCAACTTCAGAGAAAGTAAGAAAAGATCTTGAAGAGTTTATGAATATTAAAAAATGTTCTTCGTGTAATGGTCTAAGGTTAAATGAAATTGCACTGAGTACTCGAATTCTTAAAAAGAATATTATGGATCTATCTGAAATGGATATTCAGAGTGCCTATGACTTTTTTAAATCTGTAACTTTAAAAGGTGAGAAGAAAGTTATCGCGGAGAAGTTACTTAAAGAAATTGAAAATAGACTTCTCTTTCTAATCAATGTTGGTCTTGATTATTTAACAATTAATAGAAGCGCTTCTACTCTCTCAGGAGGGGAGAGCCAGAGAATTAGACTTGCAACCCAAATTGGTTCTGCTCTCTCAGGTGTACTCTACGTATTAGATGAGCCTAGTATAGGTCTCCATCAAAGAGATAATGATAGACTAATTGAAACTTTAAAGTCTCTTAGAGATTTGGGAAATACAGTACTTGTTGTAGAACATGATGAAGATACGATGCGTGAAGCGGATTATATTATCGACATCGGACCCGGAGCAGGTGTTCACGGTGGAGAAATTGTAGCCGAAGGTAACTTAGATCAAATTCTTAAGAATAAGAAATCAATTACTGCAAAGTTCTTAAGTGGTGAACTAGGAATAGAGATACCAAGTGAGAGAAAGAGCTTTAAAAACTTTATTGAATTAAAGAAGGCTAAGCACAATAACTTAAAAGAAGTGAGCATAAAGCTCCCTCTAGGTGGACTCGTTTGTATTACAGGAGTTAGTGGTTCTGGAAAATCATCACTTGTTCATGAAGTTCTAGTTCCTGCAATTAAAACCAATATTGTAAAAACAAATAGAAGCCTATATAGAAGATCAAATTATCACTCAATCATTGGAGCTGATCATTTAAAGTCAATTATTGAATTAGATCAAAGTCCAATTGGAAGAACACCTAACTCAAATCCTGCAACATACTCAGGACTTTTTGATGAAGTCAGAAAATTATATGCGCAAACATCAGAGTCCCAAGTAAGAGGGTACAAGCAAGGTCGCTTTAGCTTTAACGTTAAGGGTGGACGCTGCGAAGAATGTGAAGGCAATGGTGTTAAGAAAATTGAAATGCACTTTCTTCCAGACGTATACATCACTTGTAGTGAGTGTCAGGGCTCAAGATATAATAATGAAACTCTATCCGTTCTATATAAAGGAAAGAATATCGCAGATATTCTTAATATGAGTATCGAAGAAGCAAGTGAGTTTTTCCAGAACCATAAGAAAATGAATCGAATACTTTCAACGATGGTTTCTGTAGGTCTGGGCTATATTAAGCTTGGACAATCAGCAACTACTTTATCTGGTGGAGAGGCCCAAAGACTTAAACTTTCAAAAGAGCTGTCAAAGACTACGAAAGGTCATTGTCTCTATGTTTTAGATGAGCCAACAACAGGTCTACACTTTCAAGATATTAAGATACTGCTTGAGGCTGTCCACTCGCTAGTTGACCAAGGACATAGTGTTTTAATTATTGAACATAATTTAGATGTTATTAAAACTGCTGACTATATTATAGATCTTGGGCCAGAGGGTGGAACTAAAGGTGGGCAAATCATCGCTGAAGGAACTCCTGAACAAGTGGCCAAGACAAAAGGCAGTTACACTGGAAAGTATCTTAAAAGGCTTCTATAA
- a CDS encoding riboflavin synthase — translation MFTGLVKEIGIVKSINNNTEGIELSVYSKSLIGEIEIDDSVSINGACQTAIRVSEDHFVVQTVHTSLEKTTLGKLRVGEEVNLELALRASDRLGGHIVQGHVNAMAEIVDIQNKGKNYQLRSRVSRDQMKYIVKEGSVTIDGISLTVADVDRESNTFTVSIIPHTWMNTILRNRRIGSILNIEVDILGKYVENLLFYQGNHTTTKSQMSEEWLRSKGF, via the coding sequence ATGTTTACAGGGTTAGTAAAAGAAATTGGAATCGTAAAATCAATTAATAATAATACAGAGGGAATAGAATTATCTGTCTATTCAAAAAGCTTAATCGGTGAAATAGAGATAGATGATTCGGTATCAATTAATGGTGCCTGTCAAACTGCAATTAGAGTAAGTGAAGACCACTTTGTTGTTCAAACAGTTCATACAAGTCTTGAGAAAACAACTCTTGGAAAACTTAGAGTCGGAGAAGAAGTTAATCTAGAGTTAGCACTAAGAGCGAGCGACAGACTTGGAGGCCATATAGTTCAGGGTCATGTAAATGCGATGGCCGAAATTGTAGATATTCAAAATAAAGGAAAGAATTATCAATTGAGATCTAGAGTTTCTAGAGATCAGATGAAATATATTGTAAAAGAAGGTTCCGTGACGATTGACGGTATTTCTTTAACAGTCGCAGATGTAGATAGAGAGAGTAATACATTTACTGTTTCTATTATTCCTCATACATGGATGAACACTATTTTAAGAAATAGAAGAATAGGTTCAATTTTAAATATAGAAGTTGATATTTTGGGTAAGTATGTTGAAAACTTGCTTTTTTATCAGGGAAATCATACAACCACAAAGTCTCAAATGAGTGAAGAGTGGCTAAGGTCAAAAGGTTTTTAA
- a CDS encoding bifunctional 3,4-dihydroxy-2-butanone-4-phosphate synthase/GTP cyclohydrolase II — translation MFDSIESAIEDIRLGKIIIVIDDEDRENEGDFIMAADKVTPEAINFMATYGRGLICTPITQDRATELELDLMVRSNDCNNTAFTVSIDLNNGGTGISCLDRSLTTLALTKTETKASDFVRPGHIFPLIAKDGGVLERNGHTEAAVDFAKLAGCHPSGVICEIMNEDGTMARTEDLKEVARKHNLKFVTIKDLVNYRKKKDAKVARMTSEIPFPNKFGNFKLRMYEVEDTAEHHIAIVKGDISKDLPTLVRIHSECFTGDIFGSLRCDCGEQLENSMREIEKAGSGVVLYMRQEGRGIGLPNKIKAYTLQDQGLDTVDANRALGFGDDLRTYDIAISMLKDIGVSKVALMTNNPLKVTALEEADFEIVNRHPVEILANDVNINYLRTKKNRMNHLFDSIN, via the coding sequence ATGTTTGATAGTATTGAAAGTGCCATTGAAGATATTAGATTAGGTAAAATAATTATCGTAATCGATGATGAAGATAGAGAGAATGAAGGCGACTTTATAATGGCCGCTGATAAGGTGACTCCAGAAGCAATTAATTTCATGGCCACATATGGTAGAGGTCTAATTTGTACTCCTATCACTCAAGATAGGGCCACTGAACTAGAATTAGATTTAATGGTTAGATCAAATGATTGTAACAACACGGCTTTCACTGTCTCAATTGATTTGAATAATGGTGGTACTGGAATATCATGCCTAGATCGATCTCTTACTACACTTGCTTTAACAAAGACTGAAACCAAGGCCAGTGACTTTGTTAGACCAGGACATATCTTTCCACTAATAGCTAAAGATGGTGGTGTTTTAGAGAGAAATGGTCACACAGAAGCAGCAGTTGACTTTGCTAAGCTTGCTGGTTGTCATCCATCTGGCGTTATTTGTGAGATTATGAATGAAGATGGGACGATGGCCCGTACTGAAGATCTCAAGGAAGTGGCAAGAAAGCATAATTTAAAATTTGTTACCATTAAAGATCTAGTTAACTATAGAAAGAAGAAAGATGCGAAAGTCGCTCGCATGACGAGTGAGATTCCTTTTCCAAATAAGTTTGGTAACTTCAAACTAAGAATGTATGAAGTTGAAGACACAGCGGAGCACCATATAGCAATCGTAAAAGGTGATATCTCAAAAGACTTACCTACTCTAGTGAGAATTCATTCAGAGTGTTTTACTGGTGATATTTTTGGATCTTTAAGATGTGATTGTGGAGAGCAGCTTGAAAACTCAATGCGTGAAATTGAGAAAGCGGGATCAGGTGTCGTTCTATATATGAGACAAGAAGGAAGAGGAATCGGACTTCCAAATAAAATTAAGGCCTATACTCTGCAAGATCAAGGTTTAGATACAGTAGATGCTAATAGGGCCCTTGGTTTTGGAGATGACTTAAGAACATATGATATTGCGATATCTATGCTCAAAGATATAGGAGTAAGTAAAGTTGCTCTTATGACTAATAATCCTCTTAAGGTTACTGCTCTTGAAGAAGCAGACTTTGAGATTGTTAATAGACACCCAGTAGAGATACTGGCCAATGATGTTAATATTAATTACTTAAGAACTAAGAAAAATAGAATGAATCATTTATTTGATTCAATAAATTAG
- the ribD gene encoding bifunctional diaminohydroxyphosphoribosylaminopyrimidine deaminase/5-amino-6-(5-phosphoribosylamino)uracil reductase RibD has product MDIKIDEQYIRRCFALAKKATGMTSPNPLVGSVIVQDNIIIGEGYHQRYGEPHAEPNAINNAVEPVEGATLYCNLEPCCHTNKQTPPCVNKIIESKIKRVVISNLDPNPYVAGNGVKKLREAGIAVSVGVLEEEGRELNEVFFKYITTQKPFVHIKLAQTLDGKIATDSGDSKWISSELARERVHQWRKKYDAVLIGRNTLENDDPTLNIRMGVDAEGKHPFRIILCSVDKLSTEFKVFNDSASAKTIILTSANSLDKCSEEKIEFFENKGVRIITVEKKEDSFDLNDLLLKLGALKISSILVEGGQSVITAFIDQVEYDKLSLFICPKIIGNGISYYKNDKKQKMSEAIQLNISEIENFDGQIIYHTYSGGQKCLQG; this is encoded by the coding sequence ATGGATATTAAGATAGATGAGCAATATATAAGACGTTGTTTTGCGCTGGCGAAGAAGGCCACGGGAATGACATCGCCCAACCCATTGGTAGGTTCTGTAATTGTTCAGGATAATATTATCATTGGAGAGGGATATCATCAGAGATACGGTGAGCCTCATGCCGAACCAAATGCTATCAATAATGCTGTTGAGCCTGTTGAGGGAGCAACTCTTTATTGTAATCTAGAGCCATGTTGTCATACAAATAAACAGACACCTCCTTGTGTTAATAAAATAATAGAGAGCAAGATTAAAAGGGTTGTTATATCTAACCTAGACCCTAATCCTTATGTTGCAGGTAATGGTGTTAAAAAACTTAGAGAAGCAGGAATTGCTGTTAGTGTAGGAGTTCTTGAAGAAGAAGGTAGAGAGTTAAACGAAGTTTTTTTTAAATATATAACGACACAAAAGCCTTTTGTTCATATTAAGTTGGCCCAGACATTGGATGGGAAGATTGCAACGGACTCTGGGGATTCAAAATGGATTAGTAGTGAACTGGCCCGCGAGAGAGTTCATCAGTGGCGAAAGAAGTATGATGCCGTATTGATTGGACGAAATACTTTAGAGAATGATGACCCTACTCTTAATATAAGAATGGGAGTAGATGCTGAGGGTAAACATCCATTTCGAATAATCTTATGTTCAGTAGATAAGCTCTCTACTGAGTTTAAAGTCTTTAACGATTCAGCTAGTGCTAAAACTATAATCTTAACTTCTGCTAATTCATTAGATAAATGTTCTGAGGAAAAAATAGAATTCTTCGAAAACAAAGGTGTTCGTATTATCACTGTAGAGAAGAAAGAGGATTCTTTTGATTTAAATGATCTACTTCTAAAGCTCGGCGCTTTAAAAATATCTTCAATTCTTGTTGAAGGTGGTCAGAGTGTGATTACGGCATTTATTGACCAGGTGGAGTACGACAAATTGAGCTTATTTATTTGTCCTAAAATTATTGGGAATGGAATTTCCTACTATAAGAATGATAAGAAGCAAAAAATGAGTGAAGCAATCCAGTTAAATATTAGCGAGATTGAAAATTTCGATGGTCAAATTATTTATCATACATACTCTGGAGGACAAAAATGTTTACAGGGTTAG
- a CDS encoding TrmH family RNA methyltransferase — protein MNIIKVDNISDKNISEFLSLKDKSLALSNTIIVETEKVVLKLLNSNTEVIKLFVNPDFIDRHSELLSKLSIDIYTADKEVMQEIIGHNLHHGVMALARRPEYISLDELQDKVLILNGLTSPENIGTIVRNCAAFNINSIIIDKRTCSPYVRRCIRVSMGNIFRVKVYKSNDLKSDLKKLQSLGHRVISTANQEGAIDLPKYSFPKKSCVIIGSEGHGIEKDILEVSDDIIRIPIDDTVAHLNAACSSSIFLYQLSQ, from the coding sequence ATGAATATCATCAAAGTTGATAATATTAGTGATAAGAATATATCTGAATTTCTCTCTCTAAAGGATAAGAGTCTAGCACTTAGCAATACTATTATTGTAGAAACAGAGAAAGTAGTTCTTAAGCTGCTAAACTCTAATACAGAAGTTATTAAGTTATTTGTAAATCCAGACTTCATTGATCGACATAGTGAATTACTTTCTAAGTTAAGTATTGATATCTACACTGCCGATAAAGAAGTCATGCAGGAGATTATTGGCCACAATCTTCACCATGGAGTTATGGCGCTAGCAAGAAGGCCTGAGTATATTTCTTTAGATGAACTTCAAGACAAAGTTCTTATATTGAATGGTCTCACATCACCAGAGAATATCGGAACGATTGTGAGAAATTGTGCCGCCTTTAATATTAACTCTATTATTATAGATAAGAGAACATGCTCTCCTTATGTAAGAAGATGTATTAGAGTTTCAATGGGTAATATATTTAGAGTTAAAGTTTATAAAAGTAATGATTTAAAATCTGATCTTAAAAAGCTTCAATCTCTTGGCCATAGAGTTATCAGCACTGCTAATCAAGAGGGAGCTATTGATCTCCCTAAGTACTCATTTCCAAAAAAGTCTTGTGTTATTATAGGTAGTGAAGGTCACGGAATAGAGAAAGATATACTAGAAGTCAGTGACGATATAATAAGAATTCCAATCGATGATACTGTAGCCCACCTAAACGCGGCATGCTCAAGTTCAATTTTTCTATATCAACTCTCTCAGTGA
- a CDS encoding PdxA family dehydrogenase, producing the protein MIYITQGHERGIGLEVFLKSFSLLNSIQQRKFTLVVNSNTLKENLENLSAEYSIHDSKVTYNSNTLSIIKIDKLEITQSTDSLNVALSNISKNDILLTLPTSKDQLIDESILQKGYTEFLRSRFSNSNLCMVFKAYEDSTLLITDHIPLKDVPGKISTDLLKSKINTTIHGFKKYFFPLEEVLLAGVNPHCGEGGLLGDEDKSIFEYSKIENKEVKISGPYSGDTLHFHRNPSKKQIKVYMFHDQGLPQFKDKFRTIGLNITLGLPFLRMSVDHGTAFELYSKNKADFSGCYYMLKEAIKVDRKLQNEQQ; encoded by the coding sequence ATGATTTATATTACGCAAGGGCATGAAAGAGGAATAGGCTTAGAAGTATTCCTCAAGTCCTTCAGCTTACTCAATTCAATTCAGCAAAGAAAGTTCACTCTCGTAGTAAATTCTAATACATTGAAAGAGAATTTAGAGAACCTAAGTGCCGAATACTCTATTCACGATTCTAAAGTCACTTATAATTCTAATACATTGAGTATTATAAAAATCGATAAGCTTGAAATTACTCAAAGTACTGACTCTTTAAATGTGGCCCTTAGTAATATCTCTAAGAATGATATATTACTTACTCTTCCTACTTCTAAAGATCAGCTCATAGATGAGAGTATACTTCAAAAAGGTTATACTGAATTCCTTCGATCGAGATTTTCTAATAGTAACTTATGTATGGTTTTTAAAGCCTATGAAGATTCAACTCTACTTATTACAGATCATATTCCTTTAAAGGATGTTCCAGGTAAGATCTCTACAGACCTTTTAAAGTCAAAAATAAATACAACTATCCATGGCTTTAAAAAGTATTTCTTCCCTCTTGAAGAAGTGCTACTCGCGGGTGTGAATCCACACTGCGGAGAAGGGGGACTGCTTGGAGATGAAGATAAATCTATTTTCGAATATAGCAAAATTGAAAACAAAGAAGTCAAAATTAGTGGTCCATATAGTGGTGACACACTTCACTTTCATCGCAATCCTAGTAAGAAACAAATAAAAGTATATATGTTTCACGATCAAGGACTTCCTCAATTTAAAGATAAGTTTAGAACAATAGGTCTTAATATTACATTGGGCCTACCATTCTTAAGAATGAGTGTAGATCACGGCACGGCCTTCGAGCTCTATTCGAAGAATAAAGCAGATTTCAGTGGTTGTTACTATATGTTAAAAGAAGCCATTAAAGTTGATAGGAAATTACAAAATGAGCAACAATAA
- a CDS encoding peptidylprolyl isomerase → MLRKTLAITSVLLLSTTSMAAKDPVVATVDGISIKKSELEKTYQENLMFVSDKRVTRQKVLNDIINRKLGIKRAKKANLDNDPIVKQKMEDIMYHAQISKDLEPRLKKIVVTDADVDKYYKDHPEYRTAHILFRVRTNPEKEENEAALNQALKVYNTLKKKPELFSELANKFSQSSTAPNGGDMGFQPAIRLAPEYFNAIKGKADNFITPPVKTQFGYHIIKVMAVKSVKSINNALYKKIVYDQKRDAILDNYFSELRAKANIKINEETLK, encoded by the coding sequence ATGCTTAGAAAAACACTCGCTATAACTTCAGTACTATTACTTTCAACAACCTCAATGGCCGCTAAAGACCCTGTTGTTGCTACTGTAGACGGTATTAGTATTAAGAAATCAGAGCTAGAGAAAACTTATCAAGAGAATTTAATGTTTGTTTCTGACAAGAGAGTCACGAGACAAAAAGTTCTGAATGATATCATTAATAGAAAGTTGGGAATTAAAAGAGCTAAGAAAGCTAACTTAGACAATGACCCAATTGTTAAACAAAAGATGGAAGACATTATGTATCACGCTCAAATCTCAAAAGATCTTGAGCCGAGACTTAAAAAAATAGTCGTCACAGATGCTGATGTTGATAAGTATTATAAAGATCATCCTGAATATAGAACGGCTCACATTCTTTTTAGAGTTAGAACAAACCCTGAAAAAGAAGAAAATGAAGCAGCACTTAACCAGGCACTTAAAGTTTACAACACACTTAAGAAGAAGCCGGAGCTATTCTCTGAATTAGCAAATAAGTTTTCTCAAAGTAGTACTGCTCCTAACGGGGGAGACATGGGATTCCAACCGGCCATCAGACTTGCGCCTGAGTACTTCAATGCAATTAAGGGTAAAGCCGATAATTTCATAACTCCACCAGTCAAAACTCAATTTGGATATCACATCATTAAAGTAATGGCAGTTAAGAGTGTTAAGAGCATTAATAACGCACTTTACAAGAAAATCGTATATGATCAAAAAAGAGATGCGATTCTCGACAATTACTTCTCTGAGTTAAGAGCGAAGGCAAATATTAAAATAAACGAAGAAACGCTTAAATAA